In one Choloepus didactylus isolate mChoDid1 chromosome 1, mChoDid1.pri, whole genome shotgun sequence genomic region, the following are encoded:
- the LOC119505456 gene encoding myelin-associated neurite-outgrowth inhibitor-like, producing the protein MNPVYSPGSSGVPYANAKGIGYPAGFPMGYAAAAPAYSPNMYPGANPTFQTGYTPGTPYKVSCSPTSGAVPPYSSSPNPYQTAVYPMRSAYPQQSPYAQQGTYYTQPLYAAPPHVIHHTTVVQPNGMPATVYPVPIPPPRGNGVTMGMVAGTTMAMSAGTLLTAHSPTPVAPHPVTVPTYRAPGTPTYSYVPPQW; encoded by the coding sequence ATGAATCCTGTTTATAGCCCTGGATCTTCTGGGGTTCCCTATGCAAATGCCAAAGGAATTGGTTATCCAGCTGGTTTCCCCATGGGCTATGCAGCAGCAGCTCCTGCCTATTCTCCTAACATGTACCCGGGAGCAAACCCTACCTTCCAGACAGGTTACACTCCTGGCACACCTTACAAAGTGTCCTGTTCCCCCACCAGTGGGGCGGTGCCACCGTACTCCTCCTCCCCAAACCCCTACCAGACTGCTGTGTACCCCATGCGAAGTGCCTACCCCCAGCAGAGCCCGTATGCACAGCAAGGCACGTACTACACACAGCCCCTGTATGCAGCTCCCCCGCATGTCATCCACCACACCACGGTGGTGCAGCCCAATGGCATGCCGGCCACGGTGTACCCTGTGCCCATTCCCCCGCCCAGGGGCAACGGGGTCACCATGGGCATGGTGGCTGGGACCACCATGGCCATGTCAGCAGGCACTCTGCTGACTGCTCACTCCCCAACTCCTGTCGCCCCCCACCCAGTCACTGTGCCCACGTACCGGGCCCCAGGAACACCCACCTACAGCTACGTGCCCCCTCAGTGGTGA